From one Synechococcus sp. WH 8016 genomic stretch:
- a CDS encoding chorismate lyase: protein MWEAPAETIVAGDDPGELPGPWRLMLLGDGSPTRHLRLLTGHPVAVQLIAMAEEPVGQASLGCPREVQELTPPLLRRQVWLSCGGQTLAWAESWWNQDEANQHLQDRNLPIWLSLTQGRSELFREVDGLALVQEPWLEKRFGCSGPFWSRHYRFFRQGRELTVIREVFSPALEEWLGTTPRQPLHLSR from the coding sequence GTGTGGGAGGCACCTGCCGAAACGATTGTGGCCGGTGATGACCCAGGTGAATTGCCGGGCCCCTGGAGATTGATGCTTTTAGGAGACGGCAGTCCAACCCGTCACCTGCGCCTGCTCACAGGACATCCAGTGGCCGTGCAACTGATTGCCATGGCGGAAGAACCCGTGGGACAAGCTTCTCTCGGCTGCCCCCGCGAAGTGCAGGAACTCACCCCTCCCCTCCTCCGCCGTCAGGTTTGGTTGAGTTGTGGAGGGCAAACCTTGGCTTGGGCTGAAAGCTGGTGGAACCAGGACGAAGCCAACCAACACTTGCAAGACCGAAACCTGCCGATCTGGCTCAGCCTCACGCAGGGTCGTTCTGAGCTCTTCCGCGAGGTGGATGGTTTAGCGCTGGTACAAGAACCATGGCTTGAAAAACGGTTTGGCTGCTCTGGACCCTTTTGGAGTCGCCACTACCGTTTTTTCCGTCAAGGACGGGAGCTCACGGTGATTCGTGAAGTGTTCAGCCCTGCCTTGGAAGAATGGCTCGGAACGACCCCGCGCCAACCACTTCATCTTTCTAGATGA